In one window of Zhongshania aliphaticivorans DNA:
- a CDS encoding DUF692 domain-containing protein, protein MANILAGHQRGIAGLGLRRGLMPAFQELLPGDIDFIEVAPENWIEIGGRYGRQFRAIAEKYPVYLHGLSLNIGGFSPLNTDLLLSIKQFMDDFDCPLYSEHLTYCGDEGQLYDLLPIPFTEEAVSHVAERVKRVQDVLGRRILLENASYYAAPAQEMSESEFINAVLAEADCDLLLDVNNIYVNSINHRYDPYEFLSSLSLERAKYVHIAGHYDEAEDLRVDTHGADIIDPVWALLDTAYERCGPLPTLLERDFNFPPMVEMLVEVDRIKRAQEIATRSASFLETNVLSL, encoded by the coding sequence ATGGCTAATATTCTAGCAGGACATCAACGCGGGATTGCCGGATTAGGGTTACGGCGAGGCCTGATGCCTGCATTTCAAGAATTATTACCCGGCGATATTGATTTTATTGAAGTTGCCCCAGAGAACTGGATCGAAATTGGTGGTCGCTATGGCCGCCAATTTCGTGCAATTGCTGAAAAATACCCCGTCTATTTACACGGTTTATCGTTAAATATTGGTGGGTTTTCGCCTTTAAATACGGACTTATTGCTTTCAATTAAGCAATTTATGGATGATTTTGACTGCCCTTTGTATTCTGAACATTTAACGTATTGCGGTGATGAAGGTCAGCTTTATGATTTGTTACCCATTCCGTTTACGGAAGAAGCAGTAAGCCATGTCGCAGAACGGGTGAAGCGGGTACAAGATGTATTAGGACGGCGAATACTGCTTGAAAATGCCTCTTATTATGCCGCGCCAGCCCAAGAAATGAGCGAAAGTGAGTTTATAAATGCCGTGCTTGCTGAGGCGGATTGCGATTTACTATTAGATGTGAACAATATTTATGTGAATAGTATTAATCATCGCTATGACCCCTACGAGTTTTTATCTTCTTTATCATTAGAGCGTGCCAAGTATGTTCATATTGCGGGGCATTATGATGAGGCTGAAGACCTTAGGGTAGATACTCATGGTGCAGATATTATTGACCCTGTGTGGGCTTTACTCGATACGGCATATGAGCGCTGTGGCCCATTACCCACTTTGCTAGAACGTGACTTCAACTTTCCCCCTATGGTTGAAATGCTTGTGGAAGTCGACCGAATTAAGCGTGCTCAAGAAATCGCAACGCGGTCTGCGTCATTTCTTGAAACTAATGTGCTTAGCCTATGA
- a CDS encoding DNA-binding domain-containing protein yields MKSFQSVQRELTQFVRDPDHNPGPEGLEHRRLVIYRDLFFNNINGFLSNGFPVCRSVYSEADWDAMVRDFMTRHQCASPYFLKIAEEFLAYLQSGRGNNVVDPPFLAELAHYEWVELALDVANEELPDNGPISNQLLDSHFYLSPLAWPLVYAFPVQQISSSNCPDSPSDEPTYIVVYRNRADRVQFLEINAVTARLLALFDDGTSPKAIEVLATIAAELGAEVESLLGFGGELVTQLVELDILIIAES; encoded by the coding sequence ATGAAGTCATTCCAGAGTGTTCAGCGTGAGCTAACTCAATTTGTTCGTGACCCAGACCATAACCCTGGCCCTGAAGGCCTAGAACATCGGCGTTTGGTGATATATCGCGACCTGTTTTTTAATAATATAAATGGGTTTCTAAGTAATGGGTTTCCCGTTTGCCGCAGTGTGTACAGTGAGGCTGACTGGGATGCCATGGTGAGAGATTTTATGACTCGCCATCAATGTGCCAGCCCGTATTTTTTAAAGATTGCCGAAGAGTTTCTAGCGTATTTACAGTCAGGGCGTGGCAATAATGTGGTGGATCCACCCTTTTTAGCAGAGCTTGCGCATTATGAGTGGGTGGAACTCGCGCTAGATGTTGCCAATGAAGAGTTACCTGATAACGGTCCTATTTCTAATCAACTATTAGATAGCCATTTCTATTTGTCACCATTGGCCTGGCCTCTGGTATATGCTTTCCCTGTGCAGCAGATTAGCAGCAGCAATTGTCCAGACTCTCCGAGTGATGAGCCAACTTACATCGTGGTATATCGAAATCGAGCGGATCGAGTACAGTTTTTGGAAATTAATGCTGTGACTGCGAGGTTGCTGGCGTTATTCGATGATGGTACTAGCCCAAAAGCCATCGAAGTGCTGGCGACCATTGCTGCTGAGTTGGGGGCAGAGGTAGAATCACTATTAGGCTTTGGCGGTGAGCTTGTGACGCAATTAGTTGAACTGGATATTTTAATTATTGCTGAGTCGTAA
- a CDS encoding VacJ family lipoprotein, whose amino-acid sequence MGRIGCALLIMLLSAFYGGAVYADDDSGNDDPRDPWEGLNRTIFAFNNTADLYVLEPVARGYRKVTPTIVDQSLANFFNNIGEIKNIANDTLQGKGGDVLVSSGRFVINTTVGVLGFFDVAGAIGLKRDSEDFGQTLAVWGVGDGPYLMIPFLGPSTLRDGFGRGVDSWTSVTRGIDPESAQYAMTLLDLLQVRASLLGTEELISGDKYTFFKDAYLQRREFLISDGEMKDDFGDEDFESFEF is encoded by the coding sequence ATGGGACGAATAGGGTGCGCCTTGTTGATAATGCTGTTGTCCGCGTTTTATGGCGGCGCAGTGTATGCGGATGATGATTCGGGTAATGACGACCCCCGAGATCCTTGGGAAGGGTTAAACCGGACTATATTTGCATTTAATAATACTGCCGACCTCTATGTGTTAGAGCCAGTGGCGAGAGGCTATCGTAAAGTGACGCCTACCATTGTTGATCAAAGCTTAGCCAATTTTTTTAATAACATTGGTGAAATCAAAAATATTGCCAATGATACCTTGCAAGGTAAAGGTGGCGATGTACTGGTCAGCAGTGGCCGTTTTGTGATTAACACCACCGTTGGCGTGCTCGGTTTTTTTGACGTGGCGGGAGCCATCGGCTTAAAACGCGATTCTGAGGATTTTGGTCAAACCCTTGCTGTTTGGGGGGTGGGTGACGGTCCATATCTTATGATTCCATTTCTTGGGCCTAGCACGCTACGTGATGGATTTGGGCGTGGCGTGGATTCATGGACTTCGGTAACCCGAGGTATTGACCCTGAAAGTGCGCAATATGCCATGACTTTACTGGATTTACTCCAAGTTAGGGCTTCTCTATTAGGTACTGAGGAGTTGATATCTGGTGATAAATACACCTTCTTTAAAGATGCCTATTTACAGCGTCGCGAATTTCTAATTTCTGATGGCGAGATGAAGGACGATTTTGGTGATGAAGATTTCGAATCGTTTGAGTTTTGA